Proteins from a genomic interval of Heteronotia binoei isolate CCM8104 ecotype False Entrance Well chromosome 5, APGP_CSIRO_Hbin_v1, whole genome shotgun sequence:
- the LOC132571327 gene encoding zinc finger protein 420-like, giving the protein MHHTFHAGECGKRFLRNSHLTAQQKIHPGEKTYSCLECGKLFSQNADLTKHQKVHTERKLYKCLECAKCFSHKHKLNRHEMIHTGEKPYKCMECGMCFSRNWRLTVHQRNHTGEKPYTCLECGKCFSINGNLTAHQKMHTGEKPYKCLECGKCFFQNAGLTAHKIIHTGELPYSCLECGKRFSRNGSLTAHQKIHTGKKPYKCLECGKCFCYKNILKEHQNIHSGVKLYKCLECGKSFCHSANQSAHQKRHTGQKPYKCLECGKCFSASNHLSRHQKVHTREKPYKCLECGKCFSENSSLTAHQKIHTGEKPYKCLECEKCFSQNSGLTAHQKIHTGEKPYKCLECGKCFSQNSGLTAQQKIHTGEKPYKCLDLWQVLLS; this is encoded by the exons ATGCATCATACGTTTCATGCGGGAGAGTGTGGAAAGCGCTTCTTAAGGAATAGCCACCTAACTGCACAACAGAAGATTCACCCAGGGGAGAAGACATATtcatgcttggagtgtggaaagctCTTCTCTCAGAATGCTGACCTAACTAAACATCAAAAAGTTCATACTGAAAGGAAGTTgtataaatgcttggaatgtgcAAAGTGCTTTTCTCACAAGCACAAACTAAATAGGCATGAAAtgattcatacaggggagaagccatataaatgcatgGAGTGTGGAATGTGCTTCTCTCGGAATTGGCGCCTAACTGTGCATCAAAGGaatcatacaggagagaagccatatacaTGCTTGGAGTGCGGAAAATGCTTCTCTATAAATGGCAACCTAACTGCACATCAAAAgatgcacacaggggagaagccatataaatgcttggagtgtgggaagtgCTTCTTTCAGAATGCTGGCCTAACTGCACATAAAATCATCCACACAGGGGAGTTGCCATATtcatgcttggagtgtggaaagcgcTTCTCTCGGAATGGTAGCCTAACTGCGcatcaaaagattcacacaggGAAAAAGCCATAtaagtgcttggagtgtggaaagtgcttctgttACAAAAACATCCTAAAGGAACATCAAAATATTCATTCAGGGGTAAAAttgtataaatgcttggagtgtggaaagtccTTCTGTCACAGTGCAAACCAAAGTGCACATCAAAAAAGACACACAGGacagaagccatataaatgcttggagtgtggaaagtgtttcTCTGCAAGTAACCACCTAAGCAGACATCAAAAGGTTCATACaagagagaagccatataaatgcttggagtgtggaaagtgcttctctgaGAATAGCAGCCTAactgcacatcaaaagattcatacaggggagaagccatataaatgtttggagtgtgaAAAATGCTTCTCTCAGAATAGCGGCCTAACTGCACATCAAAagatccacacaggagagaagccatataaatgcttggaatgtggaaagtgcttctctcagaatAGTGGCCTGACTGCACAGCAAAagatccacacaggagagaagccatataaatgcttggatt tgtggcaaGTGCTTCTGTCATAA